A stretch of DNA from Nitrospira sp. KM1:
CTTCGGTCCAGGCGATCGTGTATTCCGCCTGGGTATCGATCGGAGGCACGTACTTTCGGTTGGAGACCAGGACGTTACAGGGTGCGCTCCGTAGGAGATTTTCAGTGTTGCTGCCGATATCCATGTCCTCGTCGCTATGGACGCCGATGCGGCCAACGATGAGGAGCGCAGGAATATCTTTCCGAACGTATTGAATAATCTTTTCAAAGGCCTTGCCGTCGAGCAAGGTCGTCTTGATGTCGGTTTGTTCCGCCTGTGCGATTTCGCGGGAGATGTCCAGGTGCGATTGATAAATTTTCGCCAAGCCGCTGTCGATGATCTCTTCGTGCAGCTTTTCTTGTTCCTTGAACCGGAATACTTTACCGGCCTCTTCATTCAAGACACCTGAGATGCTATGGAAAGCGGCATAGTGAAAATAGGGGTCGAATGCGGAAATCGCCTCAACGGGCATATTCAACGCTTTGCCCAAGGCCAAACCGGTCATCAGGCCGCCGAATGAATAGGGGCTGCCATCCACCGCCACGACGATCTTACCGGACGTCATGGGCTGGATATTCTTAATGATCAACATGTCCGAATTGCGGATGCGGCGGATCACACGCTCGGTATTGCTGCCAATCACACTGTCTTTGACGGCTCCCACCCCCAATGCGCCCATGATGACCAGGTCGTAGCCATTCGTATTGATATCTTCCGCCAGGACCTTCCAATTACGGCCCTCGAGCGACCGGCGCTCAATCGGTAGGTTGGCCTCGTTGCATTTCTTATCGACGTAGTCCAGATAGGAATCGGTGATGATCTGAAGTCCTCTGGTAATCAAGGAATCATGGATCTGGCGCTGGCGGTCGAGCTCTTTCTCGTCGTGATACTCTTCCGGAAGTCCGGCCTCCATCTGCTTGAATCGCTTGTCGTGCATCTTGGCCGCGTAGACATGGCTGCCGACGATCTTGGCTCCGAACATCTTGGCCATGTGAACGCCGACGTCCACCGCCGTGTTGGAATGGTCGGAGTTATCGACCGGAATATAGATAGTCTTGTACATTGAGATGTCTCCTCCAGGCACCCTCACAGACGGCGAGAATCGTCATAATTGCCAAAAAAACCAAATGGTTGACGATGGCCGCCTCTGTAAAAGAAACGGCATGATAGCACCGGCCGTCTCGGGATTGCAAGGTATTCAGGGGGTAGAAAGGACTTGTTAGGGCGAGGAGGTCGTGAGGGATTTTCCCTCTGAATGCGAGGCCGAGAGGCGAGGTTTTTTGGACCGCAGGATTCTTCCAGGGAGAGGAGCGTGTCCCGTCCGGAATTCCCTTCGATGCCACGAGCAAGTTGGCGTCGGCGTACGTGCCGCCCTCCTGCGAGGTCTGGGATAGCGAACCGGTCCATTTCCTGGGATCACGGCTTCCACTTTTTTGTTCCCAGGCCTTGAGGCATGCCTTCGCGATAATTTTGTTCAACGGTGCAGGATTATAGAGCAGTTTTCTGATGCTGTTGGGCGTCAGCATCAGCGGGTTATAGCCGGCCGACAGGTACCCTTCTTCCAGCAAACGTTGTTCGAGATCGGTGTTCGGCTGGATTCCGAGGAAGAACATCAGCGGAAACACCCGTTCTTCGCCCAAGATGGATGCAACCATCTTATAAGCCTCGACGCTCTGCAGCAGTGTCTCTTCCGTCTCTTTGGGACTATTCAGCGAGTCGTTCAGGATGACCTTGCCCTTAAAGCCGGCCTCGGCAAGATAGCGGCATCCGTCATAGAGCCGTTCGAGTTTGAAGCCCATGTACAGATTGTTCAGGACCTCCTGGGAACCCGATGTGATCGCCACCTCCAGGTCTCCCACTCCCGAGCGGACCATCAACTTGGCCAGGTCAGGGGTGATCAAGGACGTCTGGATATATCCCGACCATTCAATTTCCAATTTCTCGCTGAGAATCCGCTCTAAGATCTCCGTGCATTGAGGGTATGCTTCCTTCCCTGTAATAAACTGCGCGTCCGTGAACCAGAACCGCCTGGCGCCCCATTGATGGTAATGTTGCGCAATATCTTTGACTACCATGCCGGGGGGGCGATACCGGACTCGTTTGCCCTCTATATAAGGATAAAGACAGAAGGCGCAGTCATAGGGACAGCCGCGCTTGGTCTGCACGCCGATCGCTTCGTCTCGGTAGGCCCCGTATTGCGGGAAGATTGAGATAGGGAAGGTCGACTGTCAGCGCATCGAGGAGGGCCGGCGAGCCCTGTTGCCCCTTCCGGATCCGCCCGCTTTCCTTAATGATGTAACGTTCATCTTCGATCGATCGTCCCTCGATCAGCTTCAGGATGGCGTCTTCACCCTCGCCCAAGAGCCCGATGGTGCCTTCCGGCAACTTGTCGATCAACTGATCCGCAAAGGCGGTGAAGGCGCCGCCTCCGATCATGATCTGGGATTTGGCAAACTCCTTCCGATATGCCAAGGATACGAGAGGATCGTATAGATGTGGCGGTAATACCGGTAAAGTTGTTTGACGCCTTCGATCGATGCGACGATGCGTTTGAGAGGGTTGCTCGCAAAGTAGAAGTTGAATGCATGCTCAAGAGACGAATCGCCTTCGTGCGGCGAGAAGATTTGAATGTCGCGCCACGAGAAACACAGCAAATTCGTGCCTTCTGCCAGGCAACCAATCCTCAAATCGCTCAATTTTCTTCATTTAATGCTCGCTTAGGATTCAGCATTCAGGACCCAGCACTTTATTTGATTGCCACGTGAATGGCAACAATGCCGCCTGTTAAATTTCTATATGATACCTGCCGGAAGCCCGCGTCGCGCAAGACCTGGCAGAGCCGTTCCTGATCGGGGAATGTGCGGATGGACGCCGGAAGGTATTCATAGACGCCGGTTCTGTCGCGGGCAACCTTGGTGCCGATCCAGGGAAGCAATGTAAACGAATACCAATCATAGAGAGTTCGTAGCCAACCAAACACCGGCTTGGAGAATTCCAGGCACACGAACGTGCCGCCCGGCTTCATGACACGCCGGATTTCGCCCACGGCCTGGGCGAGATTCCCGACGTTGCGCATGCAGAATCCGGTTGTGACGGCATCGAATGTCCCGTCGGCAAAGCCCAGATGCTCGGCGTTCGCCTGCATGCAGGTGATTTTGTCATCCAGTTGTTTGCTTTGAATCTTCCTGAGCCCTTCCACGAGCATCGCGTGGTTCAAATCTGAGGCGATAACTCG
This window harbors:
- a CDS encoding universal stress protein produces the protein MYKTIYIPVDNSDHSNTAVDVGVHMAKMFGAKIVGSHVYAAKMHDKRFKQMEAGLPEEYHDEKELDRQRQIHDSLITRGLQIITDSYLDYVDKKCNEANLPIERRSLEGRNWKVLAEDINTNGYDLVIMGALGVGAVKDSVIGSNTERVIRRIRNSDMLIIKNIQPMTSGKIVVAVDGSPYSFGGLMTGLALGKALNMPVEAISAFDPYFHYAAFHSISGVLNEEAGKVFRFKEQEKLHEEIIDSGLAKIYQSHLDISREIAQAEQTDIKTTLLDGKAFEKIIQYVRKDIPALLIVGRIGVHSDEDMDIGSNTENLLRSAPCNVLVSNRKYVPPIDTQAEYTIAWTEEALHRMEKIPVFARGVAKTAIHRYAIEKGHTIISNTVVDSAVGHILPKGAMDAMRALGGNLDAAGIDRDKMQADDSVAKDLMGSTLSGMMTQVVEDKPKNSEVTQAYLDRMNQNYFVCDGCGYIGKGDTPVKCPVCGAEGARFKQVDKSIFEAAAKSEGAVETDVAYDDVPMQWTKDAKEAIRAVPAGFQRRRAKAKIEKSARKLGMTTITLEYAAPMIQEAASEDYQPIFANKGAGISADAAAKLDAVNGTASNGHPPADSVPYTWTADAQARLERAPDGFMRDCTKALIVKHADKIGTTHITLEVANEGIEQAKGYMEEAMKTGNLKDMIANLTGKAKA
- a CDS encoding radical SAM protein; the protein is MQTKRGCPYDCAFCLYPYIEGKRVRYRPPGMVVKDIAQHYHQWGARRFWFTDAQFITGKEAYPQCTEILERILSEKLEIEWSGYIQTSLITPDLAKLMVRSGVGDLEVAITSGSQEVLNNLYMGFKLERLYDGCRYLAEAGFKGKVILNDSLNSPKETEETLLQSVEAYKMVASILGEERVFPLMFFLGIQPNTDLEQRLLEEGYLSAGYNPLMLTPNSIRKLLYNPAPLNKIIAKACLKAWEQKSGSRDPRKWTGSLSQTSQEGGTYADANLLVASKGIPDGTRSSPWKNPAVQKTSPLGLAFRGKIPHDLLALTSPFYPLNTLQSRDGRCYHAVSFTEAAIVNHLVFLAIMTILAVCEGAWRRHLNVQDYLYSGR
- a CDS encoding class I SAM-dependent methyltransferase, whose product is MTQTQRQGDAEARTISTWSGEAREQAVQRMFTAIAGVYDLNNTLLSFGLHYRWKKITASLVPRAEQGTALDVGAGTADLALLVEPLMGNAGRVIASDLNHAMLVEGLRKIQSKQLDDKITCMQANAEHLGFADGTFDAVTTGFCMRNVGNLAQAVGEIRRVMKPGGTFVCLEFSKPVFGWLRTLYDWYSFTLLPWIGTKVARDRTGVYEYLPASIRTFPDQERLCQVLRDAGFRQVSYRNLTGGIVAIHVAIK